Part of the Listeria innocua genome is shown below.
TTGTGAGAAAAATTAGTTGACGAGAACTTCTAAATCATGGTATTATTCTCTAGGTAATCATATATCGTTCTTTGACAAATGTCAGAGGGGAGTAGCGCTGATTAGCTTTTAATCAGGATAAAGTCGTCATTACATGATAGAGATATCATCGGTTTTATCACATTTAACTTTAAATGTTAGCGAGACCTTTGCCTTTACGGGCAGGTCTCGCTTTTTTGTTTCTTCAAAATAGGAGATCTTTGACATTTTAATAGAACAAAGGAGGAAAAGAATTAGTGGATACAGCAATGATTTTAGAGTACGGATGGGTATTACTTGTCCTAATCGGTCTTGAGGGGATTTTAGCAGCGGATAATGCAGTAGTTATGGCTGTTATGGTAAAACATCTCCCAGATAAACAACAGAAAAAAGCGTTATTTTATGGATTGATGGGTGCCTTTGTTTTCCGTTTTGGCGCATTATTCTTAATTTCCTTTTTGGCAAACGTTTGGCAAGTTCAAGCGCTTGGTGCCGCATATTTACTATATATTGCGATTAGTCACATTTGGAAACATGCAAAAGGAAAAGACGGAGAAAAAGAGAAGAAGGAAAAAGCTGGCTCTGGTTTTTGGATGACAGTTCTAAAAGTAGAGATTGCAGATATTGCGTTTGCGATTGATTCCATGCTTGCGGCAGTAGCCCTTGCCATTACGCTTCCAGAAACAGGATGGGGACACATTGGGGGAATTGATACCGGGCAATTTGCGATTATGTTCTTAGGTGGACTTGTTGGCCTAATTATTATCCGTTTTGCAGCAACTCAATTTGTTAAATTACTAAAAAGCTATCCAAGTCTCGAAACAGCCGCATTTTTAATTGTTGGTTGGGTAGGCGTGAAGCTAGTTATTTATACATTAGCACACCCTAGTCTTGGCGTAATTCCACACAGCTTCCCTGAATCAACACTTTGGAAATTGATTTTCTGGGGCGTGATGATTCTGATTATTCTATGGGGATGGTTCGTTTCCTACCGTAGTAAGAAAAAAACAGAAACAACTAAATAATTTTAACTGACCAGAAGTGCAAATGTGTACTTCTGGTTTTACATACAACCAGATGCTGAAAACACAATTTTATGATAGAGTAGAAGGATGGTGAATGAGGAATGGATGTTTCTATTTGGGGAGAATATGCGTTAGTTTTCCTCGTTTTAGTAGTACTCGAGGGAATTCTTTCCGCAGATAATGCCGTAGTTATGGCAGTAATTGTTAAAGGTTTGCCGCACGATAAACAACGAAAAGCCTTATTTTATGGGTTAGTTGGTGCATTTGTTTTCCGCTTTGTTGCACTATTTTTAATTTCATTTTTAGTAAAAATTTGGGAAATACAAGCTATCGGCGCGGTTTATTTATTGTACTTAGCAATCAAGCATATGTGGCGCCTTAAAAAAGGTAAGCAAGAAGAAGTCAAAGAAGCATCAGAAGCCAAATCAACTTCCTTTTGGGGTGTAGTTGCTCGTGTTGAGTTGACTGACATTGCTTTTGCACTGGATTCCATGTTAGCTGCAGCAGCACTTGTTGTTACTTTACCAGATTTAGGGAATTTTGATATTGGGGGAATGAACGGTGGACAATTTATCGTGATGTTCCTTGGTGGTATTGCAGGACTTGTTGTAATTCGTTTTGCAGCCACACAAGTTGTTAAATTATTAGAGCGTTACCCTACACTTGAAACAGCAGCGTTTTTAATTGTCGGTTGGGTAGGTGTGAAAATGGCGGTCTTAACGCTAGCACATCCATCTGTTGCAATTATTCCAGAAGATTTTCCGGATTCAGCGGTTTGGAAGCTGACATTCTGGTCGGTTATGATAATTATAGGTTTGGGTGGTTATATCATTGCGAGAAAAAAAGAGAAGAAAACCAAAAGAGTTTGAATATGATCAAGAAGTAAAATTGCGCAGAAGATTAAAACTGGTGTTAGCGCGTATGACACCCGTTCAAGTAATTATCGCGTATTATTTTATTGCGGTTACGATTTCTACTATCGTCTTAAGTTTGCCGTTCACTTTACAAAAAGGGGTTAAGGTGTCGTTTATTGATACTCTATTCACAGCGGCGAGTTCTGTTAGTGTTACCGGGCTTGCGACAGTAGATGTTAGCCAGACGTATAGTACTGCTGGAATTTGGGTCTTAATGGCGATTTTCCAAATTGGTGGACTGGGTGTTATGATGATTAGCACATTCTTCTATTTGATTTTGAAGAGACGGATTGGACTGAAACAGCGCCAACTTATTATGACAGATACGAATCAATTTACGATGAGTGGAATGGTTCGGATGTTGCGCGAAATTCTTGTCTTGATTTTTGGAATTGAATTAGTGGGCGCGTTGATTTTAGGGATTTATTTTATCCCGCTGTATCCTAATTTTTGGGAAGCGATGTTCCAAGGTTTATATAACTCAGTTTCGCTTGTTACCAATGCTGGTGTGGATATTACTGGTAAATCGCTAATACCATTCGCAAATGATTATTTTGTCCAATTTATTTCGATATTACTAATTATTGCTGGTGCGATTGGGTTTCCGGTTTTACTGGAAACAAGACGATTTTTATTTGAGAAAAATACGCTAATACCGTTTCGTTTTTCGTTGTTTGTAAAGGTGACTACACTTACTTATTTTGTACTTTTGATTGTCGGCGGCTTACTCATTTGGTTGTTTGAATACAATCACTTCTTTAGTGGCAAAAGTTGGGACTTTGGTTTCTTTAACTCGATGTTCTTATCGGCGACATCCAGAAGTGCTGGACTCCAAACAATGGACAGCGGGGCGCTTTCAGTTTCTACCCTTTTACTTGTGTCGTTCTTGATGTTTATCGGAGCTTCGCCAAGTTCTGTTGGTGGTGGGATACGAACGACTACTTTTGCGATTACCATTTTATTTATTTATTCGGTTATTCGCGGTCGGAAACATGTTTATATTTTTGGGCGAGAATTGCATCAAGAAGATGTTCGCAAGTCGCTTGCCGTCACGCTTGTTGCAGGATTTCTCAGTATTTCTGCTATAGTCATACTTATGCAGACAGAAACGGCCTCGCTCATTTCAGTTATTTTTGAAGTGTTCTCGGCGTTTGGAACGTCAGGTTTATCAGTTGGTTTGACGCCTGATTTGTCCACCCCAGGTAAATTAATTATTATCGTCTTGATGTTCATTGGACGGGTTGGCATCATGTATTCGATGCTTAGTTTAAGAAATAAAAATCAACCTAAAAATGCTATTCGATTACCAAAAGAAAAAATTATTACTGGCTAAAATAAAATCCTTTCTGCAAAACGCGGAAAGGATTTTTTTGGCATTAAAAACCCCTAACCAATTTGATTAGGGGATAATAATTAATATTTTGATTTTGGAATTGGTCTTCTGAAAATTCCCATTAAACCAGTTAGTGTAATTAAGATACCTGATACAATCCAAGCAGTACCAATAACAAAGAATAAAACGATACCGATAACTACTAAGATAACACCCCAACCGCGAGGAGCTGATTTAATTAAGAGAGAAGCAATTAATGCAACTACTGAGGCAATTAAAGTAATCCACCCTAGATTTGCCAACTCATTTCCTAGTTCACCTGGTAAATAAGTAAATGTCTGTATATAATCTGTGACTGAATCTCCATAATTAATAATCCAAAAACCAACTACAATCCCAATGATGGAGCCAATTAATCCGATAATAACTTCTGGCTTTCTTGAGCCCATAATAAAACCTCCTTTTTCTATCTATACGTTTAATAACTTTCCCGCTTTGTTAATCGGCTAAACACGTTATAGAGCATTGAAGCACGAAGCTCAATCACTGGCTGAACAACTGTTTTTACCAATCGGCTGGATAATAACACCGTCAAACCAAAAGTAATTCCAAATAATAGTAAAAACGTAGACGGGCTATATTGAAAGTCAGTTTGGCCACCTTCACGAAAGAACTTAATAAAGAAGCCATGTAACAAATAAACATATAACGTATTTTTACCCCATTTAGTAAAAAATAACCTTTT
Proteins encoded:
- a CDS encoding TerC family protein; this encodes MDTAMILEYGWVLLVLIGLEGILAADNAVVMAVMVKHLPDKQQKKALFYGLMGAFVFRFGALFLISFLANVWQVQALGAAYLLYIAISHIWKHAKGKDGEKEKKEKAGSGFWMTVLKVEIADIAFAIDSMLAAVALAITLPETGWGHIGGIDTGQFAIMFLGGLVGLIIIRFAATQFVKLLKSYPSLETAAFLIVGWVGVKLVIYTLAHPSLGVIPHSFPESTLWKLIFWGVMILIILWGWFVSYRSKKKTETTK
- a CDS encoding TerC family protein — protein: MDVSIWGEYALVFLVLVVLEGILSADNAVVMAVIVKGLPHDKQRKALFYGLVGAFVFRFVALFLISFLVKIWEIQAIGAVYLLYLAIKHMWRLKKGKQEEVKEASEAKSTSFWGVVARVELTDIAFALDSMLAAAALVVTLPDLGNFDIGGMNGGQFIVMFLGGIAGLVVIRFAATQVVKLLERYPTLETAAFLIVGWVGVKMAVLTLAHPSVAIIPEDFPDSAVWKLTFWSVMIIIGLGGYIIARKKEKKTKRV
- a CDS encoding TrkH family potassium uptake protein, giving the protein MTPVQVIIAYYFIAVTISTIVLSLPFTLQKGVKVSFIDTLFTAASSVSVTGLATVDVSQTYSTAGIWVLMAIFQIGGLGVMMISTFFYLILKRRIGLKQRQLIMTDTNQFTMSGMVRMLREILVLIFGIELVGALILGIYFIPLYPNFWEAMFQGLYNSVSLVTNAGVDITGKSLIPFANDYFVQFISILLIIAGAIGFPVLLETRRFLFEKNTLIPFRFSLFVKVTTLTYFVLLIVGGLLIWLFEYNHFFSGKSWDFGFFNSMFLSATSRSAGLQTMDSGALSVSTLLLVSFLMFIGASPSSVGGGIRTTTFAITILFIYSVIRGRKHVYIFGRELHQEDVRKSLAVTLVAGFLSISAIVILMQTETASLISVIFEVFSAFGTSGLSVGLTPDLSTPGKLIIIVLMFIGRVGIMYSMLSLRNKNQPKNAIRLPKEKIITG
- a CDS encoding DUF4064 domain-containing protein, translating into MGSRKPEVIIGLIGSIIGIVVGFWIINYGDSVTDYIQTFTYLPGELGNELANLGWITLIASVVALIASLLIKSAPRGWGVILVVIGIVLFFVIGTAWIVSGILITLTGLMGIFRRPIPKSKY